A part of Corynebacterium afermentans subsp. lipophilum genomic DNA contains:
- the infB gene encoding translation initiation factor IF-2: MHKPNVIGGVRLPDGGGKTVRLRQGATLSDLAEKINTEASSLVQALFNLGEMVTATQSVSEDTLQLLGAEINYEVQIVSPEDEDRELLESFDLQFGEDEGGEEALEHRPPVVSVMGHVDHGKTRLLDSIRKANVGRGEAGGITQGIGAYQTEVTLEDRPRKITFLDTPGHEAFTAMRARGAKSTDLAILVVAADDGVMPQTVEAINHAKAAELPIVVAVNKVDKPEAQPDKIRGQLTEYGLVPEEYGGDTMFIDISAKQGTGIDDLLEAVLLTADAALELTANPDMDAQGVAIESHLDRGRGPVSTVIVQRGTLRVGDSIVVGGNFGRVRRMVDEWGNDVEEAGPSRPVQVQGLNGVPGPGDNLLVVDDDRVARQIAAQRDARQRAAMQARRKKRVSLENLDQALKERSQLNLILKGDNAGSVEALEEALLKIEVDDEVQVNIIDRGVGAVTQTNVTLAAASDAIIIGFNVRADGKATEEANAEGVEIRYYSVIYQAIEDVESALKGMLKPIYEERDLGEAEIRQIFKASAVGLIAGCMVTEGKVKRGAKLRLVRDGNVITPDATIESLRREKDDANEVAKGYECGMVLSYPDIQTGDIIQTYEMVEVPRD; the protein is encoded by the coding sequence ATGCACAAGCCGAACGTCATCGGTGGCGTTCGTCTCCCCGACGGCGGCGGCAAGACCGTCCGCCTGCGCCAAGGCGCGACCCTGTCTGACCTTGCAGAGAAGATCAACACCGAGGCGTCGTCGCTGGTTCAGGCGCTGTTCAACCTCGGTGAAATGGTGACGGCGACGCAGTCCGTGTCCGAGGACACGCTGCAGCTGCTCGGCGCCGAGATCAACTACGAGGTTCAGATCGTCTCGCCTGAGGACGAGGACCGCGAGCTGCTCGAGTCCTTCGACCTGCAGTTCGGCGAGGACGAAGGCGGCGAAGAGGCCCTTGAGCACCGCCCGCCAGTGGTTTCCGTCATGGGCCACGTCGACCACGGTAAGACCCGCCTCCTGGACTCGATCCGCAAGGCAAACGTGGGTCGCGGCGAGGCCGGCGGCATTACGCAGGGCATCGGCGCGTACCAGACCGAGGTCACCCTCGAGGACCGGCCGCGCAAGATCACGTTCCTGGATACCCCGGGTCACGAGGCGTTTACTGCCATGCGTGCCCGCGGCGCCAAGTCCACCGACTTGGCCATCCTGGTTGTGGCGGCGGACGACGGCGTGATGCCGCAGACCGTCGAGGCGATCAACCACGCCAAGGCGGCGGAGCTGCCGATCGTGGTTGCGGTGAACAAGGTGGATAAGCCGGAGGCTCAGCCGGACAAGATCCGCGGCCAGCTCACCGAGTACGGCCTGGTGCCGGAAGAGTACGGCGGTGACACGATGTTCATCGACATCTCGGCGAAGCAGGGCACCGGCATCGACGATTTGCTCGAGGCTGTGCTGCTCACCGCGGACGCGGCGCTCGAGCTGACGGCGAACCCGGACATGGACGCCCAGGGCGTGGCCATCGAGTCCCACCTGGACCGCGGCCGCGGCCCGGTCTCCACTGTGATCGTGCAGCGCGGCACCCTGCGTGTCGGCGACTCCATCGTCGTCGGCGGCAACTTCGGTCGCGTGCGTCGCATGGTCGATGAGTGGGGCAACGACGTGGAGGAGGCGGGCCCGTCCCGCCCGGTCCAGGTCCAGGGCCTCAACGGTGTCCCCGGCCCGGGCGACAACCTGCTCGTGGTCGACGACGACCGCGTGGCCCGCCAGATTGCTGCGCAGCGTGATGCTCGTCAGCGCGCGGCTATGCAGGCGCGTCGTAAGAAGCGCGTGTCCCTGGAGAATCTGGATCAGGCGCTCAAGGAGCGCAGCCAGCTCAACCTCATCCTCAAGGGCGACAACGCCGGTTCGGTGGAAGCCCTGGAGGAGGCGCTGCTCAAGATCGAGGTCGACGACGAGGTGCAGGTCAACATCATCGACCGCGGTGTCGGTGCTGTGACCCAGACCAACGTCACCCTCGCGGCGGCGTCGGACGCGATCATCATCGGCTTCAACGTCCGTGCCGACGGCAAGGCCACCGAGGAGGCCAACGCCGAGGGCGTGGAGATCCGTTACTACTCGGTGATCTACCAGGCCATCGAGGATGTCGAGAGCGCGCTCAAGGGCATGCTCAAGCCGATCTACGAGGAGCGCGATCTGGGCGAGGCGGAGATCCGTCAGATCTTCAAGGCCTCCGCTGTCGGCCTCATCGCCGGCTGCATGGTCACCGAAGGCAAGGTCAAGCGCGGCGCGAAGCTGCGCCTGGTCCGCGACGGCAACGTCATCACCCCGGACGCGACCATCGAGTCGCTGCGCCGCGAGAAGGACGACGCCAACGAGGTTGCCAAGGGCTACGAGTGCGGCATGGTGCTGTCCTACCCGGATATTCAGACCGGCGACATCATCCAGACCTACGAGATGGTCGAGGTGCCGCGCGACTAG
- a CDS encoding YlxR family protein, with translation MGVARKQPIRTRTCIATRTAQPDTQLLRVVADPDVPGRVLADPARKLPGRGAWITPSLDAVELAEQRRAFGRALRLSTAVDLGHVRTYLASSQSNCDEVNDPDEKGKTEH, from the coding sequence ATGGGTGTTGCGCGCAAGCAGCCGATCCGCACCCGAACCTGCATCGCCACCCGTACCGCGCAGCCGGATACCCAGCTGCTGCGGGTTGTCGCCGACCCTGACGTGCCGGGGCGTGTGCTTGCGGACCCGGCCAGGAAGCTTCCTGGCCGGGGAGCGTGGATCACGCCCTCGTTGGATGCGGTCGAGCTGGCGGAACAACGCCGTGCCTTCGGGCGGGCGCTCCGTCTGTCCACTGCGGTGGACCTAGGTCATGTACGTACGTACCTTGCGTCGTCGCAAAGCAATTGCGATGAGGTAAACGACCCAGACGAAAAAGGAAAGACTGAACACTGA
- the nusA gene encoding transcription termination factor NusA, giving the protein MNIDLNALKAIEEQQGIAMEDLLATIANALLFSYREFKEGDAGVKGDDSAKARVDIDTETGDVAVIVSELDAEGEVVSEYDDTPVNFSRIGSVAVRDAIKGRLRQAEAGRVYDEYSGFEGQVVSGIVQRDAQAEARGLNIVQLGTEADPQDGILLPAEKIPGENLKHGDRIKAYVVGVNKGDKRVQVNLSRTHPELVRGLFALEVPEVADGSVEIVGIAREAGHRSKVAVRATVKGVNAKGACIGPRGARVTNIMSELGGEKIDIIDWDEDPAKYVGNSLAPSKVVSVEVLDLEAQAARVTVPDYQLSLAIGKEGQNARLAARLTGWKIDIRSDADAAE; this is encoded by the coding sequence GTGAATATCGACTTGAACGCGCTGAAGGCGATCGAGGAACAGCAGGGCATCGCCATGGAAGATTTGCTGGCGACTATTGCAAATGCGCTGCTGTTTTCCTACCGCGAGTTCAAGGAGGGGGATGCAGGTGTCAAGGGGGACGACAGCGCTAAAGCGCGCGTCGACATCGACACCGAGACCGGCGACGTGGCCGTCATTGTCAGTGAGCTGGACGCTGAGGGCGAGGTCGTCTCCGAGTACGACGACACTCCGGTGAACTTCTCCCGCATCGGCTCCGTGGCCGTGCGCGACGCCATCAAGGGGCGCTTGCGCCAGGCGGAGGCCGGCCGCGTCTACGACGAGTACTCCGGGTTTGAGGGGCAAGTGGTCTCCGGCATCGTCCAGCGCGACGCGCAGGCGGAGGCACGCGGCCTAAACATTGTCCAGCTGGGCACCGAAGCAGACCCGCAGGACGGCATCCTGCTGCCGGCGGAGAAGATCCCGGGCGAAAATCTCAAGCACGGCGACCGCATCAAGGCCTACGTCGTGGGTGTGAACAAGGGCGACAAGCGTGTGCAGGTGAACCTGTCGCGCACGCACCCGGAACTGGTGCGCGGCCTGTTCGCACTCGAGGTGCCGGAGGTTGCGGACGGTTCCGTGGAGATCGTCGGCATCGCCCGCGAGGCGGGCCACCGCTCCAAGGTGGCGGTGCGCGCCACCGTCAAGGGAGTCAACGCCAAGGGCGCCTGCATTGGCCCGCGCGGCGCTCGCGTCACCAACATCATGTCCGAGCTCGGCGGCGAGAAAATCGACATCATCGACTGGGACGAGGACCCCGCCAAGTACGTCGGCAACTCCCTGGCCCCGTCGAAGGTGGTTTCCGTCGAGGTGCTGGACCTTGAGGCGCAGGCGGCTCGCGTGACTGTGCCGGATTACCAGCTGTCGCTGGCCATCGGCAAGGAAGGGCAGAACGCCCGCCTCGCGGCGCGTCTGACGGGCTGGAAGATCGACATCCGCTCCGACGCAGACGCGGCAGAGTAG
- the rimP gene encoding ribosome maturation factor RimP, translated as MAFPTNEAIERMVEPVARTYGMDIEKIRTVKAGKKSQVVIALDSDEHPTLDDLEEVSQELSSLFDDAEERGEVNFGAGYTLELTTPGVDLPLTEARHFRRNRGRKVKVGGEQWRVGPLDADETLVALVRATKKGEEVRISPVSELSGAVVEIEFNAPPATESELADRAFEELEAAAAEGKEHK; from the coding sequence ATGGCTTTTCCCACGAACGAGGCAATCGAGCGCATGGTTGAACCGGTTGCGCGCACCTACGGCATGGACATTGAGAAGATCCGCACGGTCAAGGCGGGCAAGAAGTCGCAGGTGGTCATCGCTCTGGACTCTGACGAGCATCCGACGCTCGACGACCTCGAGGAGGTGTCGCAGGAGCTCTCTTCGCTTTTCGACGATGCCGAGGAACGCGGTGAGGTGAACTTCGGCGCGGGCTACACCCTGGAGTTGACCACCCCGGGAGTGGACCTGCCGTTAACCGAGGCGCGGCACTTCCGCCGCAACCGCGGCCGCAAGGTCAAGGTGGGTGGGGAGCAGTGGCGCGTGGGGCCGCTCGACGCGGACGAGACTCTGGTGGCGCTTGTGCGCGCGACGAAAAAGGGGGAGGAGGTTCGTATTTCGCCGGTTTCTGAATTGTCGGGAGCAGTGGTAGAAATTGAGTTCAATGCCCCGCCGGCGACCGAGTCGGAGCTGGCGGATCGGGCGTTTGAAGAGCTTGAGGCCGCTGCGGCGGAAGGAAAGGAACACAAGTGA
- a CDS encoding proline--tRNA ligase has protein sequence MITRLSTLFLRTLREDPADAEVPSHKLLVRAGYVRRAAPGVYSWLPLGLRALRKIEGVVREEMDAMGGQELLFPALLPREPYEATNRWAEYGDDLFRLKDRKGADMLLGPTHEEMFTTAVKDLYSSYKDFPVTLYQIQTKYRDEARPRAGILRGREFVMKDSYSFDMSDEGLDQSYANHRAAYQRIFDRVGLRYEICKATSGAMGGSASEEFLAYSDNGEDTFVVSTAGDYAANVEAVTTVAPEPRAFDGLPEAVEHDTPSSETIAALVEWAKGQGVLIDGHTAEACDTLKCMMVKVNDPRALDEDGEPFGEQLVGVLIPGDRELDEKRLEASLEPATFELASDEDFDKHDFLVKGYVGPRALQANGVRVLADPRVVDGTSWITGADAPGKHVVGLVAGRDFTVDGYIEAAEIKEGDPSPSGNGTVELARGIELGHIFQLGRKYTEAMDVQILDENGKRAVPTMGSYGIGISRMLAVIAEQRHDDKGLVWPVEIAPYQVHVAVANKDAAALEAGDRITAELSDAGLEVLFDDRPKVSPGVKFKDAELLGMPFIVILGRAFADGIVELRIRGGETLEVPADQIVAKVQELVAERLG, from the coding sequence ATGATTACACGCCTGTCCACGCTGTTCCTGCGCACGCTGCGCGAAGATCCCGCCGATGCTGAAGTGCCCAGCCACAAGCTGCTGGTGCGCGCAGGCTACGTGCGCCGCGCCGCCCCCGGCGTGTACTCCTGGCTGCCGCTTGGCCTGCGCGCGCTGCGCAAGATCGAGGGCGTGGTCCGCGAGGAGATGGACGCGATGGGCGGCCAGGAGCTGCTCTTCCCGGCACTGCTTCCTCGCGAGCCCTACGAAGCCACCAACCGCTGGGCCGAATACGGGGACGACCTGTTCCGCCTGAAGGATCGCAAGGGCGCGGACATGCTGCTCGGGCCCACGCACGAGGAGATGTTCACCACCGCGGTGAAGGATCTTTACTCCTCCTACAAGGACTTCCCGGTCACGCTGTACCAGATTCAGACGAAGTACCGCGACGAGGCGCGTCCCCGCGCCGGCATCCTGCGCGGGCGCGAGTTTGTGATGAAGGACAGCTACTCCTTCGACATGTCCGATGAGGGCCTGGATCAGTCCTACGCCAACCACCGCGCCGCCTACCAGCGCATCTTCGACCGCGTGGGGCTGCGCTACGAGATCTGCAAGGCCACCTCCGGTGCGATGGGCGGCTCCGCGTCCGAGGAGTTTTTGGCGTACTCGGACAACGGCGAGGACACCTTCGTCGTCTCCACCGCGGGCGATTACGCGGCCAACGTGGAGGCCGTGACCACTGTGGCTCCGGAGCCGCGCGCGTTCGACGGCCTGCCGGAGGCGGTTGAGCACGACACCCCGTCCTCCGAGACCATTGCGGCGCTCGTGGAGTGGGCGAAGGGGCAGGGCGTGCTTATCGACGGCCACACCGCCGAAGCCTGCGACACCCTCAAATGCATGATGGTGAAGGTCAATGACCCGCGCGCGCTGGATGAGGACGGCGAGCCGTTCGGCGAACAGCTCGTCGGTGTGCTCATCCCGGGCGATCGCGAGCTGGACGAGAAGCGCCTGGAGGCCTCGCTTGAGCCGGCCACGTTTGAGTTGGCCAGCGACGAGGACTTTGACAAGCACGACTTCTTGGTGAAGGGCTACGTCGGCCCGCGCGCGCTGCAGGCAAACGGCGTGCGCGTGCTGGCGGACCCGCGCGTGGTCGACGGCACCAGCTGGATCACCGGCGCGGACGCACCGGGCAAGCACGTAGTGGGCCTGGTTGCGGGCCGCGACTTCACCGTCGACGGTTACATCGAGGCCGCCGAGATCAAGGAGGGCGACCCGTCGCCGTCCGGCAACGGCACCGTGGAGCTCGCCCGCGGCATCGAGCTGGGCCACATCTTCCAGCTCGGCCGCAAGTACACCGAGGCCATGGACGTGCAGATCCTGGACGAAAACGGCAAGCGCGCCGTGCCCACCATGGGCTCCTACGGCATCGGCATCTCTCGCATGCTCGCGGTGATCGCGGAGCAGCGCCACGACGACAAGGGCCTGGTCTGGCCGGTGGAGATCGCCCCGTATCAGGTGCACGTGGCGGTGGCGAACAAGGATGCCGCAGCACTTGAGGCAGGCGACCGCATCACCGCCGAGCTGTCCGACGCGGGCCTCGAGGTGCTTTTCGACGACCGCCCGAAGGTCTCCCCGGGCGTGAAGTTCAAGGACGCCGAACTTTTGGGCATGCCGTTCATCGTCATCCTGGGCCGCGCGTTCGCCGACGGCATCGTGGAGCTGCGTATCCGCGGCGGCGAGACCCTCGAGGTCCCGGCCGACCAGATCGTGGCCAAGGTCCAGGAGCTCGTAGCGGAACGCCTGGGGTAG
- a CDS encoding YaaA family protein, with product MLIVLPPSETKAPGGTDAAMQLSFPSLDPVRTLLLDALTATDVNTMMRELKIPAGKHAEAEENLALRSAPVMPAIQRYTGVLYDALEAATLSPDALSRLAVGSALFGVVRAGDLIPRYRVSGGSKLGGKTMKSWWGSAVTEVLAEEDFVVDMRSGAYQQLGPVPGALTVRVEQADTGKVVSHFNKQYKGELARALASHDAACAEDIADIAAAAGFDVSVDGALLTMRV from the coding sequence ATGCTGATCGTCCTCCCGCCTTCTGAAACCAAAGCGCCCGGCGGCACCGACGCTGCAATGCAGCTGTCATTTCCGTCGCTCGATCCGGTGCGCACTTTGCTTCTCGACGCCCTCACGGCCACCGACGTCAACACCATGATGCGCGAGCTGAAAATCCCCGCCGGCAAGCACGCGGAAGCCGAGGAGAACCTCGCGTTGCGTTCCGCGCCGGTGATGCCGGCGATCCAGCGCTACACCGGGGTGCTCTACGACGCACTTGAGGCTGCGACCCTGTCCCCGGACGCGCTGTCGCGTCTGGCCGTGGGCTCGGCGCTGTTCGGGGTGGTGCGCGCGGGCGACCTCATCCCCCGCTACCGCGTCTCCGGCGGCTCCAAGCTCGGCGGGAAGACGATGAAGTCGTGGTGGGGCTCTGCCGTGACGGAGGTGTTGGCCGAGGAAGACTTCGTGGTGGACATGCGCTCCGGCGCCTACCAGCAGCTCGGGCCGGTGCCGGGAGCGCTGACTGTGCGGGTGGAGCAGGCCGATACGGGCAAGGTGGTCAGCCACTTCAACAAGCAGTACAAGGGCGAGCTGGCCCGCGCACTAGCTTCGCACGACGCCGCGTGTGCCGAAGACATCGCTGACATTGCCGCCGCAGCCGGGTTCGATGTTTCGGTCGACGGCGCGCTGCTCACCATGCGGGTGTAG
- a CDS encoding DUF1648 domain-containing protein: MASNYRRYGLAALIYTAGFAYILLRWDVIPDPVPIHVGPTGEADGFAPKTLLTTTLPMIIGIAVTLMMPLFLPPRSLARNTVDVSGDGALPFSETVARRVEKLCDASADVVSKIILSLAALLTVTNIGMVVPDVAIPFWLEIALLIGFTVYVVVVALRMTNAKDGIEPDADEQARNERLRYQGGMGTYSAPNDPMLAAVLPSNPGKIAVNTAHAPGKQYLRRVIVGVVMIVAVPMAIGVAM, translated from the coding sequence ATGGCTTCCAACTACCGCCGCTACGGCCTGGCCGCGCTGATCTACACCGCCGGGTTCGCCTACATCCTCCTGCGCTGGGACGTGATCCCCGACCCGGTGCCGATACACGTCGGCCCCACCGGCGAGGCGGACGGCTTCGCGCCGAAGACGCTGCTCACAACGACCCTGCCGATGATCATCGGCATCGCGGTAACGCTGATGATGCCGCTGTTTCTGCCGCCGAGATCGCTTGCCCGGAACACCGTCGACGTCTCCGGCGATGGCGCGCTGCCGTTTTCGGAGACGGTGGCCCGGCGCGTCGAGAAGCTTTGCGATGCCTCCGCAGACGTGGTGTCCAAAATCATCCTCTCGCTGGCGGCGTTGCTCACGGTGACGAACATCGGCATGGTAGTGCCGGATGTGGCCATCCCGTTCTGGCTGGAGATCGCGCTGTTGATCGGCTTCACCGTCTACGTGGTGGTTGTTGCGCTGCGCATGACGAACGCGAAGGACGGCATTGAACCGGACGCAGACGAGCAGGCCCGCAACGAGCGGTTGCGCTACCAGGGCGGCATGGGCACCTACTCGGCGCCGAACGACCCGATGCTCGCCGCCGTGCTGCCGTCGAACCCGGGCAAGATCGCGGTGAACACCGCGCACGCGCCGGGCAAACAGTATCTGCGCCGGGTAATCGTTGGCGTGGTGATGATCGTGGCAGTACCCATGGCCATTGGGGTGGCGATGTAG
- a CDS encoding ATP-binding protein encodes MDNPFRPTFGASPLVWAGRATVLTDFERAISGTVGNPDRSILISGSRGIGKTVLLTELEDIAARQGWVVLRASAREKIAESLMQSAIPEAINRLSPPQRRRITGVSVAGIGSVRTDVESNDPVPRLTTQLRELISHLRDTGVLITIDEVQDASPEDLTQVAVAYQDLVRDDLPVAVAMAGLTHGINALLDLPGATFLRRARHYELGPLTLEDAHTALAETARDGGRPFDDAQRAAEFSKGYPYLVQLVGFLSWEAADELGSDRLDAHAVSAAIPRTLERLGVQVHQPALRDVPARQMDYLQAMAAIEEETGGAEIASSALAERLGRPATSLSDIRARLIARDLITPAGWGLIEFAQPYLGQYLRDRGRPQRIS; translated from the coding sequence ATGGATAACCCATTCCGCCCAACTTTCGGCGCCAGCCCGCTGGTGTGGGCCGGCCGCGCCACGGTACTCACGGACTTCGAGCGTGCTATTTCCGGCACTGTCGGTAACCCCGATCGCTCGATCCTCATCTCCGGCTCCAGGGGCATCGGCAAGACGGTGCTGCTCACCGAACTCGAGGACATTGCGGCACGACAGGGCTGGGTCGTACTCCGCGCCTCGGCCCGGGAGAAGATCGCCGAGTCACTCATGCAGTCCGCCATCCCGGAGGCGATCAACAGGCTGTCCCCGCCACAACGGCGCCGCATCACCGGCGTATCCGTCGCCGGCATCGGATCAGTACGCACCGACGTGGAATCCAACGACCCGGTGCCCCGGCTGACCACCCAGCTGCGCGAGCTCATCTCGCACCTGCGCGACACCGGAGTGCTCATCACCATCGACGAGGTGCAAGACGCCTCACCGGAAGACCTCACCCAGGTCGCGGTGGCCTACCAGGACCTCGTCCGCGACGACCTCCCAGTAGCCGTGGCCATGGCGGGCCTCACCCACGGCATCAACGCCCTGCTGGATCTGCCCGGCGCGACATTCCTGCGCCGCGCCCGGCACTACGAACTCGGCCCACTGACGTTGGAGGACGCCCACACCGCACTGGCGGAAACCGCGCGCGACGGCGGCCGGCCCTTCGACGACGCGCAGCGGGCCGCCGAATTCAGCAAGGGCTACCCCTACCTCGTGCAGCTTGTCGGCTTTCTGTCCTGGGAGGCCGCGGACGAGCTCGGCTCGGACCGTCTCGACGCCCATGCCGTCTCCGCCGCGATCCCGCGCACGCTTGAACGCCTGGGTGTGCAGGTCCACCAACCTGCGTTGCGCGACGTCCCGGCACGGCAGATGGACTACCTCCAGGCTATGGCTGCGATCGAGGAAGAAACCGGTGGCGCCGAAATTGCGTCTTCCGCGCTGGCTGAACGGCTCGGCCGCCCCGCCACCTCCTTGTCGGACATCCGCGCCCGGCTTATTGCCCGTGACCTCATCACACCTGCCGGCTGGGGGCTTATCGAGTTCGCCCAGCCCTACCTGGGGCAATACCTCCGCGACCGCGGCCGCCCGCAGCGAATTAGCTAA